One genomic window of Arachis hypogaea cultivar Tifrunner chromosome 8, arahy.Tifrunner.gnm2.J5K5, whole genome shotgun sequence includes the following:
- the LOC112705937 gene encoding spermine synthase isoform X1, with protein MEDGAGRGLGCQKTMDGKASNGNGVGKEIPSCCLKAMASAPESEAKCHSTVVSGWFSASQTHSGKSRKVQYFNNPMWPGEAHSIKVEEILFKEKSEYQEVLVFQSAAYGKVLVLDGIVQLTEKDECAYQEMIAHLPLCSIESPKNVSQLFGNFSTFVLFCFYNLLKMVFVMLFQVLVVGGGDGGVLREVSRHSSVEHIDICEIDKMVIDVSRKYFPELAIGFEDPRVHLHVGDAVDFLKRAPEGKYDAIIVDSSDPVGPAQELVEKPFFDTIAKALRPGGVLCNMAESMWLHTHLIQDMISICQETFKGSVHYAWASVPTYPSGVIGFLLCSTKGPPVDFVKPINPIEKIKGADKHGRELRFYNSQMHSAAFALPTFLKREVSLLRDKLHQ; from the exons ATGGAGGACGGCGCAGGAAGAGGTTTGGGATGCCAGAAGACTATGGATGGGAAGGCGAGTAACGGGAATGGTGTAGGAAAGGAAATTCCTTCCTGTTGTTTGAAGGCTATGGCTTCAGCCCCTGAGTCTGAGGCAAAGTGTCATTCCACTGTTGTTTCTGGGTGGTTCTCGGCATCTCAGACTCATTCTG GCAAGTCAAGGAAAGTCCAATATTTTAACAATCCAATGTGGCCAG GAGAAGCTCATTCCATCAAAGTTGAGGAGATCCTCTTCAAGGAAAAGTCAGAGTACCAAGAAGTCTTGGTTTTTCAG TCGGCGGCATATGGGAAAGTGCTGGTGCTTGACGGGATTGTTCAGTTGACTGAGAAGGATGAATGCGCTTATCAGGAGATGATTGCTCATCTTCCCCTTTGTTCAATTGAGTCCCCCAAAAATGTGAGTCAATTATTTGGTAACTTTTccacttttgttttgttttgtttttataatttgcTAAAAATGGTTTTTGTGATGTTGTTTCAGGTTTTAGTTGTTGGTGGAGGAGATGGTGGGGTTCTAAGAGAAGTATCCCGCCACAGCTCTGTTGAACACATCGATATTTGTGAGATAGATAAGATGGTTATTGAT GTATCTAGGAAGTATTTTCCAGAGTTAGCCATTGGATTTGAAGATCCTCGAGTACACCTGCATGTTGGTGATG CTGTTGATTTTCTTAAACGTGCTCCTGAAGGAAAGTATGACGCCATCATTGTTGATTCCTCGGACCCTGTCG GTCCTGCTCAGGAACTTGTAGAGAAACCATTTTTTGATACAATAGCTAAAGCCTTAAGGCCTGGTGGAGTTCTTTGTAATATGGCTGAAAGCATGTGGCTTCATACACACCTCATTCAAGACATGATATCCATTTGTCAAGAAACATTCAAAGGTTCTGTACACTATGCATGGGCAAGTGTTCCAACATATCCAAG TGGCGTTATAGGCTTTCTTCTGTGCTCAACAAAGGGGCCTCCTGTTGATTTTGTGAAGCCCATCAACCCCATCGAAAAGATAAAAGGTGCTGATAAGCATGGAAGAGAACTTCGGTTCTATAACTCACAG ATGCATTCAGCTGCTTTTGCATTGCCCACATTTCTGAAGAGGGAGGTGAGCTTGCTGCGAGATAAACTTCATCAGTAA
- the LOC112705935 gene encoding cyclic nucleotide-gated ion channel 1, giving the protein MNFQQDKFVRFQDWSSEKSSESNYPTLNGTRSGRIRATFGSVSKKFQRGFESSSERIKRIRKSFKSLPYNNVLAKSFSSRKKILDPQGPFLQRWNKIFVLSCLIAVSLDPLFFYVPVIDDDRKCLSLDKKMEITATVLRSFSDIFYIIHIIFQFRTGFIAPSSRVFGRGVLVEDSWAIAMRYLSSYFLVDILAVLPLPQVVILIIIPKMKGFESLNTKNLLKFVVFFQYVPRFLRIIPLYKEVTRSSGILTETAWAGAAFNLFLYMLASHVLGAFWYLFSIERETTCWQNACRRTKCNKAEIYCDDYQGSISTLLNNSCPIQEPNTTLFDFGIFLDALQSGVVASEDFPQKFFYCFWWGLQNLSSLGQNLKTSTYVWEICFAIFISIAGLVLFSFLIGNMQTYLQSTTTRLEEMRVKRRDAEQWMSHRLLPDSLRERIRRHEQYKWQETRGVDEDNLIRDLPKDLRRDIKRHLCLALLMRVPMFEKMDEQLLDAMCDRLKPVLYTEESCIVREGDPVDEMLFIMRGKLLTVTTNGGRTGFFNSEYLKAGDFCGEELLTWALDPNPSSNLPTSTRTVQTLSEVEAFALKADDLKFVASQFRRLHSKQLRHTFRFYSQQWRTWAACFIQAAWRRYSKRKLEESLREDENRLQDALAKAGGSSPSLGATIYASRFAANALRAIRRNGTRKSRVPERLPPMLLQKPAEPDFTAEERN; this is encoded by the exons ATGAATTTTCAGCAAGACAAGTTTGTTAG ATTTCAGGATTGGAGCTCGGAGAAGAGTTCCGAGAGCAACTATCCCACACTTAATGGAACACGATCGGGGAGAATCAGAGCCACATTTGGTTCGGTTTCAAAGAAGTTTCAAAGGGGCTTTGAGTCTAGTTCGGAAAGGATAAAGAGAATTAGGAAATCCTTCAAATCTTTGCCCTATAACAATGTTCTTGCTAAGAGTTTCAGTTCTAGAAAGAAAATCCTTGATCCGCAAGGTCCTTTCCTTCAAAGATGGAACAAGATATTTGTATTGTCTTGCCTTATTGCTGTATCACTGGATCCTTTGTTCTTCTATGTCCCCGTGATCGATGATGACAGGAAATGTCTTTCACTGGACAAAAAAATGGAAATTACAGCAACAGTTTTGAGATCTTTCtctgatattttttatataatccaCATAATTTTCCAATTTCGTACTGGATTCATTGCTCCCTCTTCTCGAGTCTTTGGAAGAGGGGTTTTGGTTGAAGATTCTTGGGCAATAGCTATGAGGTATCTGTCATCATACTTCCTAGTTGACATTCTTGCGGTTCTTCCCCTCCCACAG GTGGTGATCCTAATTATCATTCCAAAGATGAAAGGGTTTGAATCATTGAATACAAAAAACTTGCTGAAGTTTGTGGTCTTCTTCCAATATGTGCCACGGTTCTTGAGAATAATTCCATTATATAAAGAGGTTACAAGGAGCTCTGGCATTCTAACTGAAACAGCTTGGGCTGGAGCTGCATTTAATCTGTTTCTTTACATGCTCGCAAGTCAT GTTCTTGGTGCCTTTTGGTACTTGTTTTCTATAGAAAGAGAAACCACATGCTGGCAAAATGCCTGTCGAAGAACCAAGTGTAACAAGGCAGAAATATACTGTGATGATTATCAGGGCTCAATCTCGACATTATTGAATAATTCTTGCCCGATACAGGAGCCAAATACAACACTCTTCGATTTTGGAATATTCCTTGATGCCCTTCAATCTGGCGTTGTGGCGTCAGAAGATTTCCCACAGAaattcttttattgtttttggtgGGGCCTCCAGAATTTGAG TTCTCTTGGGCAGAACTTGAAAACAAGTACCTATGTATGGGAGATCTGCTTTGCAATTTTCATTTCTATTGCTGGCCTGGTACTGTTTTCATTTCTCATCGGAAATATGCAG ACATATCTGCAATCAACAACAACCAGGTTGGAGGAGATGAGAGTGAAAAGGAGAGATGCAGAACAGTGGATGTCTCATCGCTTACTCCCCGACAGCCTGAGAGAGAGAATCAGACGACACGAACAGTACAAATGGCAAGAAACCAGAGGTGTTGATGAAGACAATTTGATCCGCGATCTTCCCAAGGATTTAAGAAGGGACATTAAACGTCATCTTTGCTTGGCTTTGCTGATGAGA GTGCCAATGTTTGAGAAAATGGATGAGCAACTTTTAGATGCAATGTGTGACCGTCTCAAGCCAGTTCTGTACACAGAAGAAAGCTGCATTGTCCGCGAAGGAGATCCGGTTGACGAGATGCTCTTCATAATGCGAGGAAAGCTATTGACTGTGACAACAAATGGTGGGAGAACAGGTTTCTTTAACTCGGAATATCTAAAGGCCGGAGACTTCTGTGGAGAAGAGCTCCTCACATGGGCACTAGATCCTAATCCCTCATCCAATCTTCCCACCTCAACTAGGACCGTCCAAACTCTTTCGGAGGTGGAAGCATTCGCTCTAAAGGCCGACGACTTGAAGTTCGTTGCATCTCAATTCCGGCGACTTCACAGCAAGCAGCTTCGCCACACTTTCAGGTTCTACTCGCAGCAATGGCGCACTTGGGCTGCTTGTTTCATACAAGCGGCGTGGAGGCGTTACAGCAAACGGAAGCTGGAAGAGAGTCTTAGGGAAGACGAGAATAGGCTGCAAGATGCATTGGCCAAGGCTGGTGGTAGCtcgccaagtcttggtgccacAATATATGCATCTAGATTCGCAGCGAATGCTCTTAGAGCTATTCGTAGAAATGGTACTAGGAAGAGCCGGGTGCCAGAGAGATTACCACCCATGCTGCTTCAGAAGCCTGCTGAACCAGATTTTACTGCTGAAGAGAGAAATTGA
- the LOC112705937 gene encoding spermine synthase isoform X2 yields MEDGAGRGLGCQKTMDGKASNGNGVGKEIPSCCLKAMASAPESEAKCHSTVVSGWFSASQTHSGKSRKVQYFNNPMWPGEAHSIKVEEILFKEKSEYQEVLVFQSAAYGKVLVLDGIVQLTEKDECAYQEMIAHLPLCSIESPKNVLVVGGGDGGVLREVSRHSSVEHIDICEIDKMVIDVSRKYFPELAIGFEDPRVHLHVGDAVDFLKRAPEGKYDAIIVDSSDPVGPAQELVEKPFFDTIAKALRPGGVLCNMAESMWLHTHLIQDMISICQETFKGSVHYAWASVPTYPSGVIGFLLCSTKGPPVDFVKPINPIEKIKGADKHGRELRFYNSQMHSAAFALPTFLKREVSLLRDKLHQ; encoded by the exons ATGGAGGACGGCGCAGGAAGAGGTTTGGGATGCCAGAAGACTATGGATGGGAAGGCGAGTAACGGGAATGGTGTAGGAAAGGAAATTCCTTCCTGTTGTTTGAAGGCTATGGCTTCAGCCCCTGAGTCTGAGGCAAAGTGTCATTCCACTGTTGTTTCTGGGTGGTTCTCGGCATCTCAGACTCATTCTG GCAAGTCAAGGAAAGTCCAATATTTTAACAATCCAATGTGGCCAG GAGAAGCTCATTCCATCAAAGTTGAGGAGATCCTCTTCAAGGAAAAGTCAGAGTACCAAGAAGTCTTGGTTTTTCAG TCGGCGGCATATGGGAAAGTGCTGGTGCTTGACGGGATTGTTCAGTTGACTGAGAAGGATGAATGCGCTTATCAGGAGATGATTGCTCATCTTCCCCTTTGTTCAATTGAGTCCCCCAAAAAT GTTTTAGTTGTTGGTGGAGGAGATGGTGGGGTTCTAAGAGAAGTATCCCGCCACAGCTCTGTTGAACACATCGATATTTGTGAGATAGATAAGATGGTTATTGAT GTATCTAGGAAGTATTTTCCAGAGTTAGCCATTGGATTTGAAGATCCTCGAGTACACCTGCATGTTGGTGATG CTGTTGATTTTCTTAAACGTGCTCCTGAAGGAAAGTATGACGCCATCATTGTTGATTCCTCGGACCCTGTCG GTCCTGCTCAGGAACTTGTAGAGAAACCATTTTTTGATACAATAGCTAAAGCCTTAAGGCCTGGTGGAGTTCTTTGTAATATGGCTGAAAGCATGTGGCTTCATACACACCTCATTCAAGACATGATATCCATTTGTCAAGAAACATTCAAAGGTTCTGTACACTATGCATGGGCAAGTGTTCCAACATATCCAAG TGGCGTTATAGGCTTTCTTCTGTGCTCAACAAAGGGGCCTCCTGTTGATTTTGTGAAGCCCATCAACCCCATCGAAAAGATAAAAGGTGCTGATAAGCATGGAAGAGAACTTCGGTTCTATAACTCACAG ATGCATTCAGCTGCTTTTGCATTGCCCACATTTCTGAAGAGGGAGGTGAGCTTGCTGCGAGATAAACTTCATCAGTAA
- the LOC112705936 gene encoding uncharacterized protein, which translates to MMECNRDEAIRAKEIAERKFSEREYVGAKKLALKALNLYPALEDLPQFLQTIEIFISAENKISGEMDWYGILGVSPFADEETVRKQYRKLALSLHPDKNKCLGAEGAFKLVSEAWSLLSDKTKRLEYNQKRSSKGFQHNTSNHVASQSDTPSSNGYYNFKKDNTKAGNSNSRRSSSSVPPTHRRAETFWTICNRCRTHYEYLRIYLNHTLLCPNCNEAFVAVERGPPPNVFKSPNWSSRQHPQGSRHQSGSNNSNYQWSSQSRMAGFGSTDGSSSVAAQAASVVQQASEKVRRDGAPSIAEWERSQQSKRNDGSYYNSKKRKTDDFHVNGYQGYTANQGQVNLESERHYGFSGMTGGKPYSTRELSMYELRNMLMDKSRTEIRKKLQEWKSIAEAKIANKRQKSPVTGKTNGNGNRHVEVGSFKDPSDDTVKNAVYVTINVPDPDFHNFDLDRAENSFDEDQVWAAYDDDDGMPRYYAKIHKVISTKPFRMRISWLNSRSNSELGPMDWVGSGFYKTLGDFRTGKHEITESLNSFSHQVKWSKGNRGVVRIFPGKGEVWALYRNWSHDWNEHTPDDVIHKYDMVEVLEDFTEEQGVIVTPLVKVSGFRTVFKRHPDANQQKRIPKEELFRFSHQVPNYLLTGQEADNAPKDCRELDPAATPLDLLQIVSGDANRASLDNNA; encoded by the coding sequence ATGATGGAGTGCAACAGGGATGAGGCAATTAGGGCCAAAGAAATAGCAGAGAGGAAATTTTCTGAAAGGGAATATGTTGGTGCAAAGAAGTTGGCTCTCAAGGCTCTAAATCTCTATCCGGCATTGGAGGATCTTCCCCAGTTTTTGCAAACAATTGAAATTTTTATCTCTGCTGAGAATAAAATTAGTGGAGAAATGGATTGGTATGGTATACTTGGTGTGAGCCCTTTTGCCGACGAAGAGACTGTTAGAAAGCAATACAGGAAGCTGGCTCTCTCTCTCCACCCCGACAAAAACAAGTGTTTAGGTGCAGAGGGTGCATTCAAGCTGGTTTCCGAGGCATGGAGTTTGCTATCAGACAAGACCAAGAGACTAGAATATAACCAAAAgaggagttcaaaaggttttcAACATAACACTTCAAACCATGTTGCATCTCAATCAGATACACCTAGTTCAAATGGTTATTATAATTTCAAGAAGGATAACACGAAAGCTGGAAATAGTAACTCTCGGAGATCTTCATCTTCAGTTCCACCTACCCACAGAAGAGCTGAAACCTTTTGGACTATCTGCAATCGATGCAGGACACATTATGAATATCTGAGGATTTATTTGAATCATACCCTTTTGTGTCCCAATTGCAATGAAGCTTTTGTAGCTGTGGAGAGGGGTCCACCTCCCAATGTCTTTAAGTCACCAAATTGGTCTTCTCGACAACATCCTCAGGGTTCTCGACATCAATCTGGAAGTAATAACTCGAACTATCAGTGGAGTTCTCAATCGAGAATGGCTGGTTTTGGTAGCACAGATGGATCCTCTTCCGTTGCTGCACAAGCTGCTAGTGTTGTGCAACAGGCAAGTGAGAAGGTGAGAAGAGACGGAGCACCATCAATTGCTGAATGGGAGAGGAGTCAACAGTCTAAGAGGAATGATGGTTCTTATTAtaattcaaagaagaggaagaCTGATGATTTTCATGTTAATGGTTATCAAGGATACACGGCAAATCAAGGTCAGGTAAACTTGGAATCCGAAAGGCATTATGGTTTTTCAGGTATGACTGGCGGCAAGCCTTACAGCACAAGAGAATTGTCGATGTATGAATTAAGAAACATGTTGATGGATAAGTCACGGACTGAAATCCGTAAGAAATTACAAGAATGGAAATCAATAGCTGAAGCTAAGATTGccaataagagacagaaaagccCAGTTACTGGCAAAACCAATGGTAATGGTAATAGGCATGTTGAAGTTGGTTCTTTCAAAGACCCATCTGATGATACAGTTAAGAACGCAGTCTATGTTACAATCAATGTTCCGGACCCTGATTTTCACAACTTTGACTTGGATAGAGCTGAAAATTCTTTTGACGAGGACCAGGTTTGGGCTGCGTATGATGACGATGATGGAATGCCTCGATATTATGCCAAGATTCACAAGGTGATCTCTACAAAGCCATTCAGAATGCGGATCAGTTGGCTTAACTCTCGTAGCAACAGTGAATTGGGCCCCATGGACTGGGTAGGGTCTGGTTTCTACAAAACTCTTGGGGATTTCAGAACCGGCAAGCATGAAATAACCGAATCGCTGAACTCATTCTCACACCAGGTTAAGTGGAGCAAAGGGAACAGAGGAGTTGTCCGAATCTTTCCTGGAAAAGGCGAAGTCTGGGCTCTTTATAGAAACTGGTCTCATGATTGGAATGAACACACCCCGGATGATGTGATACACAAGTATGATATGGTGGAGGTGCTCGAAGATTTCACCGAGGAGCAAGGCGTCATAGTTACCCCCCTTGTCAAGGTTTCTGGTTTCAGGACCGTGTTTAAGAGGCACCCAGACGCCAATCAGCAAAAGAGGATTCCCAAAGAGGAGTTGTTTCGATTCTCACATCAGGTTCCTAACTACTTGCTCACCGGCCAAGAAGCTGACAACGCCCCAAAGGATTGTCGAGAGTTGGATCCAGCTGCCACTCCATTAGACCTTCTTCAGATAGTATCTGGTGATGCCAACAGAGCATCACTAGATAACAATGCTTAG
- the LOC112705939 gene encoding uncharacterized protein — translation MISLVKELWRTLLFVFSIQFWRMGLLWTFSIVFSHYQLIKDFLCSQRPKSYYRCSPCTVPVRPVAVVTGATSGLGFYTAYELSKEGYVVVLVGRSQQLLLEAERKIKDWNRNAHLKAFQVDLSSVESIIMFRKSLQQWLSDSDLHSSIQLLINAAGILATSPRITADGYDQMIGTNYIGAFVLTNLLLPLLESSNVSSRIVNVTSFTHRNVTDMQVDDRTVSGKRFLSYMQYPYANIYEYSKLCLLLFTFELHRQLRLREKSHQIFVAYVVTNLLTYVTLFSHIFYRKINYVLKVLCFCFIINLGFYFILTFSFCNIDISAADPGVVQTNILREVPSLLSLLAHFVLKHLGLLQSPEYGVSSIIDAALAPPGTSGAYFFGGIGRTIEPSILSRDAGLALKLWETTSNLLLTTPFGAEDD, via the exons ATGATTTCGTTGGTGAAGGAGCTATGGAGAACTCTCCTCTTCGTTTTCTCAATCCAATTCTGGAGAATGGGGTTGCTTTGGACATTTTCCATTGTCTTTTCTCATTACCAATTAATCAAAGATTTCCTCTGTTCCCAAAGACCTAAATCATATTACAGATGTTCTCCTTGTACAGTCCCTGTTAGGCCCGTTGCTGTTGTCACAGGT GCAACATCTGGCCTGGGATTTTATACTGCTTATGAACTTTCCAAAGAAGGATATGTTGTTGTGCTTG TTGGGCGATCGCAGCAATTGTTGCTTGAG GCAGAAAGAAAGATCAAAGATTGGAATAGAAATGCGCACCTCAAAGCTTTTCAGGTAGACCTGTCATCAGTTGAGTCAATAATAATGTTCAGAAAGTCCTTGCAGCAATGGCTGTCGGATTCTGATTTGCACAGCTCAATACAACTATTGATAAACGCTGCTGGAATACTTGCAACTTCACCTAGAATTACAGCTGATGGATATGATCA GATGATAGGTACAAATTACATTGGTGCATTTGTTTTGACAAACCTTTTGTTACCACTTCTCGAAAGCAGTAATGTATCTTCCAGAATTGTGAATGTCACATCCTTTACTCATCGAAATG TTACTGATATGCAGGTTGATGATCGAACTGTATCtgggaaaagatttttgagttaTATGCAATATCCATATGCAAACATCTATGAGTATTCTAAAT TATGCCTTCTCCTCTTCACCTTTGAGCTTCATCGACAGCTTCGCTTGAGGGAAAAATCTCACCAGATCTTTGTTGCGTATGTAGTTACAAATCTTCTTACTTACGTTACCCTTTTTAGTCATATTTTCTA tagaaaaattaattatGTGTTAAAAGTCTTGTGTTTTTGCTTCATTATTAACCTTGGGTTCTACTTCATTTTAACATTCAGTTTCTGTAATATTGACATTAGTGCTGCAGATCCTGGAGTTGTACAAACGAATATTTTGAGAGAAGTTCCATCTCTCCTTTCCTTGTTGGCCCACTTTGTACTGAAGCATTTAGGCCTCTTGCAATCCCCTGAATATGGGGTCAGTTCCATAATTGATGCTGCCCTTGCACCTCCA GGAACTTCTGGAGCTTACTTCTTTGGGGGAATAGGTAGGACTATTGAACCTTCAATACTTTCAAGAGATGCTGGTTTAGCACTTAAGCTCTGGGAAACTACAAGTAATCTGCTATTGACAACCCCTTTTGGCGCTGAAGACGATTAA